In the bacterium genome, ACTCTCTACCTTCTCGTCATGAAATCCAATAAATCCTTTCTCAAACGGCTTCGAGTAACACCGCGCGGCAAGCTCATCGCGCGCGCGCCAGGGCAGAATCACTTCAACGCAAAGCAATCCGGTGCGGCGCGCATGTCGAAACGCCGCAGCGTACCGTTCGCGCTTGACGCAAAGACGGTAGGACGCTATATGAATTAAATCCCACCGACCCCCCGATGTAATAGGAGGCGCGAAAGCCAATTTTAATTACCGAAGCAGTTTAATTTTCAATTTACAATTTTCAATTTTCAGTAAATTTTCAATGTCTCAATGACGAACGACGTCGTGTTTGAAAATTGATTCATTGCAAAATTGATTGAAAATTGAAAATTGATAATTGAAAATTTTTATCATGGCTCGAGTCAAACGCGGCACCACATCACTGAAGCGCCGCCGCAATGTCTTGCGGCGCGTGAAAGGCTATCGCTTCGGCAGAAGCACGAAAGAACGCCAGGCGCGCGAGGCGATCGCGCATGCCGGAAAGTACGCCTTCGCGCACCGGAGAAAAAAGAAGGGCGACTTTCGCCGCCTCTGGCAGGTAAAAATTAACGCCGCCTCGAGAGCGGCCGGTCTCTCCTACAACGCCTTCATACACGCGCTCAAAAAAAACAACATAGCGCTCGACCGCAAAATCCTCGCCCTCTTCGCCGAAAAACGTCCTGAAACATTCGCGCGAATCATAAAGAAAGTAGAGAGTGGAAAGTAGAAAGTTGTATAGAGTGCATGTAACAATCGTCTGAATAAGTTCTTTCTAACCGGGGAGGGTTTCCGGGATGAACTTTTCCCGAGCATTGCTACTGGGATTATGCGTATCCCTGCCGCTGGGCCCACTCATGTTTGCCGCAGTGGCACACATGCAGCACGGTGATCGCCGTGGCGCGTATACGCTGGTGTTAGGTTCTATCGCCGCAAATGCGTTTTGGATTGCCACAGGCGTTG is a window encoding:
- the rplT gene encoding 50S ribosomal protein L20, yielding MARVKRGTTSLKRRRNVLRRVKGYRFGRSTKERQAREAIAHAGKYAFAHRRKKKGDFRRLWQVKINAASRAAGLSYNAFIHALKKNNIALDRKILALFAEKRPETFARIIKKVESGK